A single genomic interval of Alteromonas sp. BL110 harbors:
- a CDS encoding DUF7010 family protein: protein MEHTLDHISTASIQSSPVSLEQQREDFKRKRFIAMPLAGVFVWALLGMSALFVSELIITWMLYIGTGAIFYLGAGLSYLTGERFFAKNAVKNSFDRLFFVGMFMSLLVFAIALPVAAIDHTTVPLSIGILAGLMWMPLSWAIEHWVGYFHTIARTFGIVVAWYLFPEARVEAISAVIVAVYIVSLITLERRYQTIKSH from the coding sequence ATGGAACATACATTAGACCACATTTCTACAGCCAGTATTCAGAGCTCCCCGGTTTCGCTCGAACAACAGCGCGAAGACTTTAAAAGAAAAAGATTTATTGCTATGCCATTGGCAGGCGTATTTGTTTGGGCGTTGCTTGGTATGAGTGCTCTTTTTGTATCTGAGCTCATCATAACCTGGATGCTTTATATCGGCACAGGGGCAATTTTCTATCTAGGCGCAGGTTTGTCTTACCTTACTGGTGAAAGATTTTTTGCGAAAAACGCAGTAAAGAACAGCTTCGACCGCCTTTTCTTTGTTGGTATGTTTATGAGCCTACTGGTCTTTGCCATCGCCCTTCCGGTTGCAGCTATTGACCACACAACCGTGCCGTTGAGTATCGGCATTCTTGCTGGACTAATGTGGATGCCATTGTCGTGGGCGATAGAGCATTGGGTTGGCTATTTTCATACCATCGCAAGAACCTTCGGCATTGTTGTAGCTTGGTACTTGTTTCCTGAAGCACGAGTAGAAGCAATTTCGGCGGTAATTGTCGCAGTTTACATTGTGTCGCTAATCACACTTGAACGCCGTTATCAAACAATCAAATCTCACTAA
- a CDS encoding YraN family protein translates to MSKLQGNAAEDKACQYLEEQGLRLLHRNYHTRRGELDIVMQDGNTIVCVEVKYRKRNQYGSALEFVTVQKLQRIQAAFNFYLLDNGLNPASTPLRIDVIAIDGSNLQWLKNVG, encoded by the coding sequence ATGTCAAAACTGCAAGGGAATGCAGCAGAGGACAAGGCCTGTCAATATCTTGAGGAACAAGGTCTTAGGCTTCTGCATCGAAATTACCACACGCGACGTGGTGAGTTAGATATTGTAATGCAAGACGGCAATACTATTGTGTGCGTTGAAGTCAAATATAGAAAACGTAATCAATATGGTAGTGCCTTAGAGTTTGTTACTGTCCAAAAGCTGCAGCGAATTCAGGCTGCGTTTAATTTCTATTTGTTAGATAATGGCTTAAATCCAGCGTCTACTCCTCTGCGAATAGACGTTATTGCCATAGACGGAAGCAACCTTCAGTGGTTGAAGAACGTGGGCTAA
- the prpB gene encoding methylisocitrate lyase, translated as MSAGKKFRTALENNKPLQIVGTINAYTAMMAKAIGHQAIYLSGGGVANASYGLPDLGMTSLNDVIADVQRITSACDLPLMVDIDTGWGGAFNIAKTIRDMEKAGAAAVHMEDQVAQKRCGHRPNKEIVSTEEMVDRIKAAVDARTDPNFFIMARTDAFAQEGLEKAIERAKAYAAAGADGIFAEAIQTEEHYRAFSEALDVPILANITEFGKTELWNKEELGEWGADMVLYPLSAFRAMNKAAEMVYKSILENGDQKAVVDSMQTRMELYDYLGYHEYEQKLDALFAEGKN; from the coding sequence ATGAGTGCAGGAAAGAAATTCAGAACCGCATTAGAAAACAACAAACCGCTACAAATTGTGGGCACCATTAACGCCTATACCGCCATGATGGCCAAGGCCATTGGCCATCAAGCTATTTATTTATCGGGTGGCGGCGTTGCTAATGCATCTTATGGTCTACCCGATTTAGGTATGACCTCGCTTAACGATGTGATTGCAGACGTACAGCGCATAACCAGCGCTTGTGATCTTCCGCTTATGGTAGACATCGACACGGGTTGGGGCGGCGCATTTAATATTGCAAAAACCATTCGCGATATGGAAAAAGCTGGTGCGGCAGCAGTGCATATGGAAGATCAGGTTGCACAAAAACGCTGTGGTCACCGCCCTAACAAAGAAATCGTGAGTACTGAAGAAATGGTCGACCGCATCAAAGCCGCGGTAGATGCCAGAACTGACCCAAATTTTTTTATAATGGCACGCACCGACGCGTTTGCTCAAGAAGGGCTAGAGAAAGCTATTGAGCGTGCAAAAGCCTACGCTGCAGCAGGTGCTGACGGCATATTTGCAGAAGCCATACAAACTGAAGAGCACTATCGTGCATTCTCAGAAGCACTAGACGTTCCGATTCTTGCCAATATCACTGAGTTCGGCAAAACCGAACTGTGGAACAAAGAAGAGCTTGGCGAATGGGGCGCCGACATGGTGCTTTACCCACTAAGTGCCTTCCGCGCGATGAATAAAGCAGCAGAAATGGTGTACAAATCTATACTTGAAAACGGCGATCAAAAAGCCGTTGTCGACAGCATGCAAACACGTATGGAACTGTACGATTATCTTGGCTACCACGAATACGAGCAAAAGCTAGATGCGCTATTCGCAGAAGGTAAGAACTAA
- a CDS encoding sensor histidine kinase: protein MRSHNSMQNNNDAVPTAHLNEGTATMGGSIDHVDKSDMAPVMPLLGDGRKKRWSHASLFFSLFFFVPLIISRPLPIEVWVVQSLGYLSFIVLYIKAISQPVKALPSYLLSMFLLSVACSFQNPGGATIIGFIAFIVGYYNSFKTGFASISIMMIVLFTLNITMFENAHFLLGASIINSLVLFGFGVMERKETLHGLKESQQAEALRVLSAIAERERIGRDLHDVAGHALSSISLKAQLADKLISKNKIADAHREVKALAQLSQALLSDIRQAVSDIKQLSLDDEIAKDKALLEENGFNVSTTIDDSALMKLTSKQESQLALIVKELTTNTLRYSKGKTVSINFDLNVNPKTLVMTYQDDGVVEYSGSIKEGNGLMGIRERAASINADVSISFYPSVNVQLILENPSSEKVAL from the coding sequence ATGCGCAGCCATAACAGCATGCAAAATAACAACGACGCAGTGCCTACAGCTCATTTAAATGAAGGCACTGCGACAATGGGTGGCTCAATAGACCATGTAGATAAAAGCGATATGGCGCCGGTCATGCCATTGCTGGGAGATGGTAGAAAAAAGCGCTGGTCTCATGCCAGCTTGTTTTTTTCGCTGTTCTTTTTTGTGCCCCTTATAATCTCCCGCCCTCTTCCCATTGAGGTATGGGTAGTTCAAAGCTTGGGATACCTTAGCTTTATTGTTCTGTACATCAAAGCAATAAGTCAGCCTGTCAAAGCTCTACCTTCCTATTTATTATCTATGTTTTTACTTTCTGTCGCCTGCAGTTTTCAAAATCCAGGTGGCGCAACCATTATAGGTTTCATTGCATTTATCGTTGGCTATTACAACTCGTTCAAAACGGGTTTTGCGAGCATAAGCATAATGATGATCGTGCTTTTCACTCTAAACATTACTATGTTTGAAAATGCACACTTTCTCTTAGGCGCTTCAATCATTAACAGTTTAGTATTGTTTGGTTTTGGCGTTATGGAGCGTAAGGAAACCCTTCACGGTCTAAAAGAAAGCCAGCAAGCTGAAGCCTTGCGCGTATTATCCGCGATAGCTGAGAGAGAACGTATTGGCAGAGACTTACACGATGTTGCAGGTCACGCATTAAGCTCAATTTCGTTAAAAGCTCAACTCGCTGATAAGCTTATTAGTAAGAATAAAATTGCCGATGCGCATAGGGAAGTAAAGGCGTTGGCGCAACTATCTCAAGCATTATTAAGCGATATTCGTCAGGCAGTATCAGACATTAAACAACTTTCGCTTGACGATGAAATAGCGAAAGATAAAGCACTGCTAGAAGAAAACGGCTTTAACGTTTCAACCACTATTGATGACAGCGCTTTGATGAAGCTGACCTCAAAGCAAGAAAGCCAGCTTGCGCTTATAGTAAAAGAACTAACCACCAATACCTTGCGCTATTCAAAGGGAAAGACGGTATCTATTAATTTTGACCTTAATGTTAATCCGAAAACTTTGGTCATGACCTATCAAGATGACGGTGTAGTTGAGTACAGCGGGTCAATTAAGGAAGGAAACGGATTAATGGGTATTAGAGAACGTGCAGCATCTATAAATGCAGATGTGAGCATTTCTTTTTACCCTTCTGTAAACGTGCAGCTTATTTTGGAAAACCCATCGTCTGAAAAGGTGGCGTTATGA
- a CDS encoding GntR family transcriptional regulator encodes MLVKSEQAITNADRTFFQLRKDIVEGVIPAGSKLSEMELSTKYEVSRAVIREAINRLATCHLVERKANVGARVVALSPEGLIQLYQVREALEGMAARLAARYMSDEEISDMQALLDSHFDKVKDGQNYYQEAGDVDFHYRIVTGSKNDHLISVLIDGLYHLVRMYRVQLGMAGPRVSTAFDEHRHIVNAIANRDEELAEMLMRRHILYSKNNIEKKLNHD; translated from the coding sequence GTGTTAGTAAAAAGCGAACAAGCTATAACCAATGCCGACCGCACTTTCTTTCAGTTAAGGAAGGATATTGTTGAAGGCGTCATTCCCGCAGGCAGTAAGCTGAGCGAAATGGAATTGTCGACAAAGTATGAAGTTAGCCGCGCTGTTATTCGAGAAGCTATAAACCGCCTTGCCACCTGCCACCTGGTGGAACGTAAAGCTAACGTAGGCGCGCGTGTGGTAGCACTGTCACCTGAAGGCCTTATTCAGCTTTATCAAGTGCGCGAAGCGTTAGAAGGCATGGCAGCGCGCTTGGCGGCGCGTTATATGAGCGATGAAGAAATCAGCGACATGCAAGCTTTACTAGACAGTCACTTCGATAAAGTAAAAGACGGCCAAAACTATTATCAAGAAGCTGGCGATGTAGACTTTCACTACAGAATTGTAACTGGCAGTAAGAACGACCATCTTATTAGCGTGCTTATTGACGGGCTTTACCATTTAGTGCGCATGTATCGCGTGCAGTTAGGTATGGCTGGCCCTCGTGTAAGCACTGCGTTTGATGAGCACAGACACATAGTTAACGCCATTGCTAATCGCGACGAAGAATTAGCGGAAATGCTTATGCGTCGCCACATTCTTTATTCAAAAAATAATATTGAGAAGAAGCTTAACCATGACTAA
- a CDS encoding response regulator transcription factor: protein MNLKAKTTILIVEDQSLIRDAIAMLLSLEDDLTIAAKCSNGQEAIKYLSDHPAPDIILSDIEMPLVSGLDLAAHVTEQCLSSKVVLMTTFSKPGYIKRALSLGVKGFILKESDSDYLIDAIHKVSAGEKVISTELAIMALDDNNPLSQKEMAALKLASDGCKTQDIAQSLFLSEGTVRNYLSEAISKLDATNRVDAARIAKQKGWL from the coding sequence ATGAATTTAAAAGCGAAAACAACCATTTTGATTGTTGAAGACCAATCGCTTATTCGAGATGCCATAGCCATGCTTCTGTCACTAGAGGACGACCTTACCATCGCAGCTAAATGCAGTAATGGGCAAGAAGCGATTAAGTATTTAAGCGATCACCCTGCGCCTGACATTATCCTAAGTGATATTGAAATGCCGCTGGTCTCAGGGCTAGATTTAGCCGCCCACGTGACAGAACAATGCCTTAGTAGCAAGGTAGTTTTAATGACTACATTTTCGAAACCGGGCTATATTAAACGCGCATTGAGCCTAGGGGTTAAGGGGTTTATTTTAAAAGAATCTGATAGCGACTACTTGATAGATGCCATACATAAAGTGTCTGCGGGGGAAAAAGTAATTTCGACCGAGCTTGCTATCATGGCTCTCGATGACAACAACCCGCTTTCACAGAAAGAAATGGCGGCACTTAAGCTTGCGTCAGACGGATGCAAGACCCAAGACATCGCGCAATCGTTGTTTTTATCAGAAGGTACAGTAAGAAATTATCTTTCAGAAGCTATATCAAAGCTTGATGCGACAAACCGAGTGGACGCAGCCCGTATTGCAAAACAAAAAGGCTGGCTATAG
- a CDS encoding DMT family transporter — protein MTYLLLAIAIITEVTATMLLKMSNGWEKWAFGYGAIFFYTVSGMLFAMVLKNMGIGVAYAIWSGMGIALITAASVVFWKQTFDIYAVLGIMLIISGTLLITSKSAVVFQ, from the coding sequence ATGACTTACTTACTTTTAGCGATTGCAATTATCACTGAAGTTACGGCTACCATGCTGCTTAAGATGTCGAACGGATGGGAGAAATGGGCCTTTGGCTACGGCGCTATATTTTTCTATACCGTGTCAGGAATGCTGTTTGCCATGGTATTAAAAAACATGGGAATTGGCGTTGCCTATGCGATTTGGTCAGGCATGGGTATCGCGCTAATCACCGCTGCTTCGGTAGTATTTTGGAAACAAACTTTCGACATTTATGCCGTGCTGGGTATTATGTTAATTATCTCTGGTACCTTGCTTATCACTAGCAAGTCAGCCGTTGTATTTCAATAA
- a CDS encoding phosphoheptose isomerase — MIEQIKANFTESIQTKIAASEILPEYIEKAAYMMVEALIRGNKVLSCGNGGSAGDAQHFSSEMLNRYERDRPSLPAIALSTDTSTITSIANDYSYDEIFAKQVRALGQPGDILLAISTSGNSRNVIAAMEAALSRDMTIVALTGKDGGEMAGFLSEHDVEIRVPSNRTARIQEVHLLVIHNLCECIDDSLFPADHGDD; from the coding sequence ATGATTGAACAGATAAAAGCGAACTTTACCGAGAGCATTCAGACAAAAATTGCAGCATCGGAAATATTGCCGGAATATATTGAAAAAGCGGCGTACATGATGGTTGAAGCCTTGATAAGAGGCAATAAAGTATTAAGCTGCGGTAATGGTGGTTCTGCTGGCGACGCACAGCACTTTTCATCAGAAATGTTAAACCGCTATGAGCGTGACCGCCCTAGCCTGCCTGCTATTGCGTTAAGCACAGACACGTCGACCATCACGTCTATCGCTAATGACTACAGTTACGACGAAATATTTGCCAAACAGGTACGTGCTTTAGGCCAGCCTGGCGATATCCTTTTGGCTATTTCCACTAGTGGCAATTCACGTAATGTTATCGCCGCAATGGAAGCTGCTTTGTCTCGCGATATGACTATTGTCGCGCTTACCGGCAAAGACGGTGGTGAAATGGCTGGCTTTTTAAGTGAGCATGACGTAGAAATTCGCGTTCCTTCTAACCGCACCGCACGTATTCAAGAAGTGCACCTGCTAGTTATTCACAACCTATGTGAGTGCATTGACGACAGCTTATTCCCTGCTGACCATGGCGATGACTGA
- a CDS encoding BON domain-containing protein — MSRQVKNLGLLGSVLALILTLQGCVVAVGAAGAMAAKVANDRRTVGTQLDDQNADAAVSYQWSKSDALKEQTNLQVDVYNGVALLTGQAPNQGLIDEAVSRAQEVSYIKKIHNQVRIGEPIGAGTQANDLWLASKVRTKIVADERVPALQVKVVVQDSEVFLMGRLTNLEATAAVDIARNVTGVARVVRAFEIVQ; from the coding sequence ATGAGTAGACAAGTAAAAAATTTAGGGCTGCTGGGCTCTGTATTAGCCCTGATTCTAACATTACAAGGTTGCGTAGTGGCCGTTGGCGCAGCGGGCGCAATGGCTGCAAAGGTCGCCAACGACCGGCGTACTGTGGGTACACAACTTGACGACCAAAATGCCGACGCTGCGGTGTCTTATCAATGGTCGAAAAGCGATGCGCTCAAAGAGCAAACCAATCTACAGGTCGACGTTTATAACGGTGTTGCCTTGCTCACTGGCCAAGCCCCCAATCAAGGGCTTATAGACGAAGCCGTAAGCCGTGCTCAGGAAGTCAGCTACATCAAGAAAATTCACAACCAAGTACGCATTGGCGAACCAATAGGCGCTGGTACACAGGCAAATGATCTGTGGCTAGCGTCAAAAGTACGCACCAAAATAGTCGCGGATGAGCGCGTTCCGGCCCTTCAGGTTAAAGTGGTTGTGCAAGACTCAGAGGTATTTTTAATGGGTCGATTAACCAACCTTGAAGCTACAGCAGCGGTAGATATTGCTCGCAATGTTACGGGTGTAGCTCGCGTGGTTAGAGCCTTTGAAATTGTTCAATAG
- a CDS encoding TonB-dependent receptor, whose product MKTNTDVSKTLASKLSPVALAVAMTVPALSNIAVAQEAEATEEQQFEAITVTATKRPQVIYEVPIAISAFDGDKLADQGITDLTDVGKFVPNLNVTGFSAGHTSSVNPFIRGIGLQDHLITTDPGVSVYVDGVYLGRQVGQNWSLNNIERIEVLRGPQGTLYGRNSIGGAINIITKEPDQGDVTKINTEFGTRGRVKADLFVNHALSETVAFNMNLAFNKRDGLGEFINVPNAEYDVGETEDISGRVSLKWEPSNDFRMVLTADANNGDGGLRPYTVLIDELQSDRYYGGNNPLGVALRNTDVTPEGYDIYDNATGEEAVTDVSNEARGFAVTTEWDMNDDYTLKLVASTRSSKYKAGLDDDGTIYGLDHYPERGEADQTSIELQLNGYINEYTDFVAGLYYFNEEGSNRQGDDSSYNTWSNLLELDQETTSKAVYVNVRRDLTDELSLSGGLRYTEDKKDASASVSEAIGTVYSSDDWDELTWEIATNYKFENGMTGYATIQSGYQSGQYPARPYCLFGNIECFVASDNITAVNYEVGIKGRVNEYFDVSVAVFNTEFDDLPYQVSKVTENGFETDNQIVTQTSRGIELDTTFNYGNFSMMASAGYMDVDVEEQEGYKPVAPLTPDLTLAIGPSYTFELDGGDSIRVRADYSYRAEMYGEPTSAVERMSELDSRELVNFDIAYTPANDAYTVALYGRNIFDERYDNARLNTDEYILQILSNDASEFGVRFSTEF is encoded by the coding sequence ATGAAAACCAACACTGACGTGTCTAAGACACTCGCCAGTAAGCTTTCACCTGTCGCACTTGCAGTAGCGATGACCGTTCCAGCACTTTCAAACATTGCCGTTGCTCAAGAAGCAGAAGCAACTGAAGAACAGCAGTTTGAAGCCATTACCGTTACCGCGACAAAACGCCCTCAGGTTATCTATGAAGTGCCAATTGCTATCAGTGCTTTTGACGGCGATAAGCTAGCTGACCAAGGTATTACTGACCTAACAGACGTTGGTAAGTTCGTACCAAACCTAAACGTAACGGGTTTCTCTGCTGGTCACACATCGTCGGTTAATCCGTTTATTCGTGGTATCGGTCTTCAAGACCACCTTATCACCACCGATCCAGGTGTAAGCGTTTATGTTGATGGCGTATACCTAGGTCGTCAGGTTGGTCAGAACTGGAGCTTGAACAACATTGAGCGTATCGAGGTACTTCGTGGTCCTCAAGGTACCCTATACGGCCGTAACTCTATTGGTGGTGCGATTAACATCATCACTAAAGAGCCTGATCAAGGCGATGTAACTAAGATCAATACTGAGTTTGGTACTCGTGGTCGCGTTAAAGCAGACCTTTTTGTTAATCATGCCTTATCAGAAACGGTTGCGTTCAATATGAATTTGGCATTCAACAAGCGCGACGGTCTTGGCGAATTCATTAACGTGCCAAATGCTGAATACGATGTAGGTGAGACCGAAGATATTTCAGGGCGTGTTTCACTTAAGTGGGAGCCTTCGAACGACTTCCGTATGGTGTTAACTGCAGATGCTAACAATGGCGACGGCGGTCTTCGTCCGTACACTGTGCTTATTGATGAATTGCAATCCGATCGTTATTACGGCGGGAATAACCCGCTAGGAGTTGCGCTGCGAAATACCGATGTGACGCCAGAAGGTTACGACATTTACGACAACGCAACGGGTGAAGAAGCTGTTACCGATGTGTCTAACGAAGCTCGCGGCTTTGCTGTCACTACAGAATGGGACATGAACGATGACTATACGCTGAAATTAGTTGCAAGTACCCGTTCTTCAAAATATAAAGCGGGCTTAGATGATGATGGCACTATTTATGGCCTGGATCACTATCCTGAGCGTGGTGAGGCAGACCAAACCTCTATAGAACTTCAGCTTAACGGCTATATCAATGAGTACACTGATTTCGTAGCTGGTCTTTATTACTTTAACGAAGAAGGTAGCAACCGACAGGGCGATGATTCTAGCTACAATACATGGTCTAATTTATTGGAACTGGACCAGGAAACTACGTCAAAAGCAGTGTATGTAAATGTACGTCGAGATCTAACCGATGAACTAAGTTTATCAGGTGGACTTCGATATACTGAAGATAAGAAAGATGCATCAGCCAGTGTCTCAGAAGCAATAGGTACGGTTTATTCAAGTGATGACTGGGACGAACTTACGTGGGAAATAGCGACAAATTATAAATTTGAAAATGGTATGACTGGTTACGCCACAATTCAGTCAGGTTACCAGTCTGGTCAGTATCCAGCGAGACCTTATTGTTTGTTTGGTAATATCGAGTGTTTTGTTGCGTCAGATAATATCACCGCGGTTAACTATGAAGTGGGTATAAAAGGCCGTGTTAATGAATATTTCGATGTGAGCGTTGCTGTATTTAACACAGAATTTGATGATTTACCGTATCAGGTAAGTAAGGTAACTGAAAATGGGTTTGAAACCGACAACCAAATTGTGACACAAACCTCTCGTGGTATTGAGCTAGACACTACTTTTAACTACGGTAACTTTAGTATGATGGCGAGTGCTGGTTATATGGATGTCGATGTGGAAGAGCAGGAAGGTTACAAGCCTGTAGCGCCTCTAACACCTGACTTAACGCTTGCTATTGGTCCATCTTACACCTTCGAGCTTGATGGTGGTGACTCAATTCGCGTACGCGCTGATTATTCGTATCGCGCAGAAATGTACGGAGAGCCAACTTCAGCAGTTGAGCGTATGTCTGAATTAGACAGCCGGGAGTTAGTCAACTTCGATATTGCCTATACACCAGCCAATGACGCGTATACCGTAGCGCTTTACGGCCGCAACATTTTCGATGAGCGTTACGACAACGCGCGCTTGAATACCGATGAATATATCCTACAAATTCTAAGCAACGATGCGAGCGAGTTTGGTGTTAGGTTCTCAACTGAATTCTAA
- a CDS encoding MFS transporter codes for MEILDATVITTALPVIAADFNVPAAHLSIGVSAYLVAVTLFIPLSGYAADKFGARTIFIAAIAVFTFASVLCGLSTSLFEFTLSRILQGLGGAMMVPVGRLVVLRDLPKEKLVKTVAIITWPALSAPLLGPVLGGYIATHFSWQWIFYMNIPLGIIAMVASVYLLRNTKGDVGKFDIKGFLLTGVGFALFMAGIEFLASTSDKLFQSLGVVAIGLVLMIFAIRHVRKAKNPLFSFDAMQHKTFRLSVYGGSVVRVALGSAPFLVPLMLQLGLGYSPVEAGSLLLWLFAGNLAIKPATTWIMNTFGFKRVLVVNGVLIALGFVALAMINHTTSSFTIAAILFANGVTRSMHLTLINTIAFADVPPNKMRDANTLGAILMQMNRGLGITLSALAIATASFILGQSPDTPNLQTFTLSMIFMGAVALVSIYDSLMLSKEDGNSVLNKRKAKKARQN; via the coding sequence ATGGAAATTTTGGACGCCACGGTAATTACCACGGCGCTCCCTGTTATTGCCGCTGACTTTAACGTGCCGGCAGCCCACCTTTCTATTGGCGTGTCGGCCTATTTAGTAGCCGTCACGCTCTTTATCCCTTTAAGTGGTTACGCCGCTGACAAATTTGGGGCTCGAACAATATTTATAGCGGCGATTGCCGTTTTTACTTTTGCCTCGGTCCTTTGTGGTTTGAGTACCAGCTTATTCGAATTTACCCTCTCTAGAATTCTTCAGGGTTTAGGTGGCGCCATGATGGTGCCGGTTGGAAGATTGGTAGTATTGCGGGACTTGCCCAAAGAAAAACTAGTAAAAACCGTCGCCATTATCACATGGCCCGCCTTGAGTGCACCGCTATTAGGCCCAGTGCTCGGCGGCTACATAGCCACACATTTTAGCTGGCAGTGGATTTTTTATATGAATATTCCGCTGGGTATTATTGCAATGGTCGCCTCTGTCTACCTATTGAGAAACACCAAAGGCGATGTGGGTAAGTTTGATATTAAAGGCTTTTTACTTACTGGCGTCGGCTTTGCGCTTTTTATGGCTGGTATTGAGTTTCTTGCCAGTACCAGCGACAAACTTTTTCAGTCACTTGGCGTTGTCGCCATTGGCTTAGTACTCATGATTTTCGCAATACGGCATGTTAGGAAAGCCAAAAACCCTCTATTTTCATTCGATGCAATGCAGCATAAAACCTTCAGACTTTCTGTATACGGTGGTTCTGTTGTTCGCGTGGCTCTTGGGAGCGCACCATTTCTTGTACCGCTTATGCTGCAGCTAGGGCTAGGTTACTCGCCTGTAGAGGCAGGCTCGCTGTTGCTGTGGCTTTTTGCAGGGAACTTGGCGATAAAGCCAGCAACAACGTGGATCATGAATACGTTCGGTTTCAAACGTGTGCTTGTGGTGAACGGCGTGCTTATCGCTCTTGGCTTTGTCGCGCTAGCGATGATAAATCACACTACATCGTCGTTTACCATTGCCGCTATTTTGTTTGCTAACGGCGTGACCCGCTCAATGCACTTAACGTTAATAAACACCATTGCTTTTGCCGACGTACCGCCTAATAAAATGCGAGATGCAAACACCTTAGGCGCAATTCTAATGCAAATGAATCGCGGTCTTGGTATTACCCTATCAGCGCTTGCTATCGCAACGGCATCGTTCATTCTTGGACAAAGTCCCGACACGCCGAACCTACAAACGTTTACGCTATCTATGATATTTATGGGTGCTGTGGCGTTAGTAAGTATTTACGACAGTTTAATGCTGTCTAAGGAAGATGGCAATTCAGTGTTGAATAAACGGAAAGCAAAAAAAGCGCGACAAAACTAG
- a CDS encoding glycosyltransferase family 4 protein: MSHPNRKISPSSVDDQEIELIVGNSSANFSGVTSTMLQVTSFQKHMMNLRIMGKHFVSDPAMTITFWEAAKICRRPLSNGKWRIFHARRVDEMIQGILLKYLFRAKIKLVFSSAAQRKRSASTVWLSNRMDAIIAMSNRSAKYLNKPPAKINLHGVQVDNYTPAENKQEAWQALGYGGKYGIGILGRVREQKGVHLFVEACIKVLPKYPDVNAVVVGAISSNNKEFVNQLKEKVSEAGLTDRIIFTGELPFEQVPRIFSALSLVNALSYNEGFGLTVPEAMSAGAAVLATQAGAWEDIVRPGIDGYIVPTRDQQSVTKHMDLLLSDMDKLAEMGKAGREHVVKNFKVEDEAKNLVEFFRSLQ, from the coding sequence ATGAGTCACCCCAATAGAAAGATATCACCTAGCAGTGTTGATGACCAAGAGATAGAATTAATAGTTGGCAACTCAAGCGCCAACTTTTCTGGTGTAACATCCACTATGTTGCAAGTGACGTCGTTTCAAAAACACATGATGAATTTGCGAATAATGGGTAAGCACTTCGTTTCAGACCCAGCGATGACTATTACGTTTTGGGAGGCTGCCAAAATATGTCGACGGCCGCTTAGCAATGGTAAATGGCGAATTTTTCATGCACGCCGCGTTGATGAGATGATTCAGGGAATTCTCCTTAAGTACCTTTTTCGTGCGAAAATAAAGCTAGTGTTTAGCTCAGCCGCTCAGCGAAAGCGCTCTGCTTCAACGGTATGGTTAAGTAATAGAATGGACGCAATTATTGCGATGAGTAATCGTTCCGCAAAGTACTTAAACAAACCTCCTGCTAAAATTAATCTTCACGGTGTGCAGGTTGATAACTACACACCAGCCGAAAACAAGCAAGAAGCTTGGCAGGCGTTGGGTTACGGCGGCAAATACGGCATTGGTATTCTAGGTAGAGTGAGAGAGCAAAAAGGGGTTCACCTTTTTGTGGAGGCTTGCATCAAAGTATTACCTAAATACCCTGATGTGAATGCGGTAGTGGTGGGCGCCATCTCTTCGAACAACAAAGAGTTTGTTAATCAGCTTAAAGAGAAAGTTTCTGAAGCCGGTTTAACTGACCGCATCATTTTCACCGGTGAGTTGCCTTTTGAACAGGTACCTAGAATATTCAGTGCATTGTCTCTAGTGAATGCACTTAGCTACAACGAAGGTTTTGGTTTAACTGTGCCTGAAGCCATGAGCGCTGGGGCGGCTGTACTAGCGACACAAGCAGGCGCATGGGAAGATATCGTTAGACCAGGTATTGACGGATATATAGTACCTACCAGAGACCAGCAATCTGTAACTAAACATATGGACTTGCTTCTTTCAGATATGGATAAACTTGCAGAAATGGGCAAAGCAGGTCGAGAACACGTTGTAAAAAACTTTAAGGTTGAAGATGAAGCAAAAAACTTGGTTGAGTTCTTTCGCTCTCTTCAATAA